CTCGAGCGCGCTTCCATCGCCCTCGCCCAGCAGCTGGATGATCCTGTCGAGCTTGTCGAGTTCGATCCGCGCGAGCTGACGCTGCAACGACTCGATGTCCTTCTTGGCCTCGACGTTGGTCTGAAAGTCGGCGTTGGCCTGGAATCGATCGCGCTCTGCCGAGCGGTTCTGGCTCATCATGATGATCGGCGCCGCGTAGGCCGCCTGAGTGGAGAACAGTAGGTTCAGCAGGATGAACGGGTACGGGTCCCAGCGGTGCGTCGCGACCTCGATGATGTTGAAGGTCATCCAGGCGATCACGAACAGGGTCTGGATGATGATGAACGCCCACGACCCCATGCCTGACGCCACGGCATCGGCGACTCGCTGTCCGAAAGTCATCTTGTCGCGATGAGCCGCTGTCCACGTCTTGTCGTGGTGCCACTTCTCGACCTCGACCGGCTTCTTCTTAGCCATGGGGTCTAGTTCACCTTGACCTTCCACTGAGCGATGGGGCGGCTAGGGCTTCACAGGCTCCGGGAACGTCGTGGGCTCGATGCTGAACGCCTGGACGAGCACCGCAGTCATCCCGGAACCCGCGAACGGTCCCGTGCCCGTGTACTCGCCGAGGATTCTGCCCTTGACCGCAATGTGGTCGCCCTTCTTGACGCCTGGATCCGAGTTGACGGCTATCACCGCCGCTCCGACAGGCTCGTCCGAGGTCACGAACATCTGCACATTCGGCGGAGAGGACTGGGCGTCGTACGGTGCGAAGACCTCGCCGACCAGGCTGACCGTCCTTCCCGTGAAAGCAGAGGGATCGGCCTCCACGTCGCCCCAGTCTGCGACGTGCAGCTGCTGAGTCGCAATGGCTGCGTGCTGGGGGAAGACCGGGTGAGCGGAGCACCCGGCAACCAAGCCGACCGCCAGAGCGGCGATCGCCCATGCCGCGACGCTGAACACGGTGTATCGGTTGCGCAAGGATGCCGATCCCTTCGGGGGCAAGACGACTACTACTGCACGATGACAGTGCCTCCGACTGTGGGATGCTGCAGCGAGTGGTAGCCGAACGTACCGGCCTTGCTGAACACGTGGCGCGCGACGTCGCCCGGCGACATAGTCGGGCTGGTCAGGGACCCGTCGTTGAGTACGATTGACTCCGGCGTGAGGCTGGTGTTCTGCCAGACGACCTGTGATCCAGCCTTGATCGTGACCGTCGAGGGAACGAACGCGGTGTCGGTGATGTTAACGATCACGTGAGCCGAGTTGTTGCCCGCCGACGGCGTCGGTGTGGCTGTGGGTGTGACCGCCGTCGTGGGCGGGTTCACCGGTGCGGCCGTCGGGGCTGAACATCCGGCGAGGAGCGCGGCCAGCACCAGCACAAGCGTGGAGA
This portion of the Coriobacteriia bacterium genome encodes:
- a CDS encoding DUF1003 domain-containing protein; its protein translation is MAKKKPVEVEKWHHDKTWTAAHRDKMTFGQRVADAVASGMGSWAFIIIQTLFVIAWMTFNIIEVATHRWDPYPFILLNLLFSTQAAYAAPIIMMSQNRSAERDRFQANADFQTNVEAKKDIESLQRQLARIELDKLDRIIQLLGEGDGSALEAALEAVKAARGAKAGKPAPDDTASTVQPAES
- a CDS encoding cupredoxin domain-containing protein, which produces MRRLLVISTLVLVLAALLAGCSAPTAAPVNPPTTAVTPTATPTPSAGNNSAHVIVNITDTAFVPSTVTIKAGSQVVWQNTSLTPESIVLNDGSLTSPTMSPGDVARHVFSKAGTFGYHSLQHPTVGGTVIVQ